The following is a genomic window from Rhodoferax sp. PAMC 29310.
ACATAGAAAAATCCGGCTTTGGATTTTCCTTGGCACACGCCAGAGCATTGCCAAGTCAGCTTTGTCCTGCAATCAAGCCGTCTGATCAAGAGTGATCAAGTAGATTTTGTTCATGCCACCGGCAGTCACTATTGCGGCACCCGCGCCTAGGCTCCGCTGCGTCCCAGGCCGATTGGAGCCGGTGCCTGGGTCACGATTTTGGTAAACAGTCGGTCGTAAACCGGATCGCGGGCGTACTTCCCCGTCAGCGGGTCGCAATTGGTGGCAAATGCAGCGTCAACCGCCTTCCAGTGCGTCGCGTCGAGAACTTTCTTTGCAGCGGGGAGAACGATGGTCTCCTCCAGCCGCATATGCTCCAAGTAGAAGGCAATGTACTTTTGGGCTGCCACTTCAAAGGGCGTACGACGTGACTCTCCAAGCAACTCCCAAGCCATCAGCAAATGTTGCAATTCGCGCACGCTCGACTCACCTCGTACATGGTCCTTTTCAAGGTGGTCGATGGTGGTCCGGGTTTCTGGTGCCAGTTCGGCGACCAACGGGAACAGGAGTTCCGACTCTTTGGGGTGGTGCAACTTCTCGGGGAACTCATCGATGTAGAACAGCATCGCCCTCAACGTGTCAAAGAACCGCTCTGGCTCATTGCCGGGACCCCGCTCAATCATCATGCCGATGGATCGCAACATGGCGGCCAGCGCGCCGTGTTCGTCCTGAATAGTACTGATAGCTTCATGTGCCATAAGGCCTCCCTGGTGAATGAAACAGGTCGCCGAAATGGCTGCCAGGCAGCCATTTCGGGTTGATGCAAAAGTCGGGACTAGAGATCCAGAACCAGTACCGCGGTTTTTGAGCGTGAGCAGCAAGGTGTGAATTGATCATTGGCCGCCTGCTCTTCGGGCGTCAGGTACATGTCTTTGTGATCCGGGACGCCTTCAAGGATGCGTGTCAAACAGGTTCCACAAACGCCTTGCTCGCAGGATGTTTGGACCTCAACGCCGGCTGCGGACAAGGCCTGCGTCACCGTTTGATCCTTGGCCACCTTGATCATGCGACCTGAGCTTGCCAGCTTGATATCAAAGCCAAGGTCACTCTCCGAAGCCGTGACATCTGCGGAGAAAAACTCATAGTGCAGCTGACTTTCCGGCCAGGCGTTGGCACGGGCGGCACCGAGCACGGCGTCCATGAAGCCCTTGGGGCCACACACATAGAGATGACAGTTATCCTGAGGTGCCCTGAGAAGTTCATTGATGTTCAACGCTTGCGTGGTGTCGCCATCGTCATGGTGGAAGTGCACCCGGCTGGCGAAATCAGAGCCTTGGATCCGGTCATAAAAAGCGGTGCGGGCCGGTGAAC
Proteins encoded in this region:
- a CDS encoding hemerythrin domain-containing protein is translated as MAHEAISTIQDEHGALAAMLRSIGMMIERGPGNEPERFFDTLRAMLFYIDEFPEKLHHPKESELLFPLVAELAPETRTTIDHLEKDHVRGESSVRELQHLLMAWELLGESRRTPFEVAAQKYIAFYLEHMRLEETIVLPAAKKVLDATHWKAVDAAFATNCDPLTGKYARDPVYDRLFTKIVTQAPAPIGLGRSGA
- a CDS encoding PDR/VanB family oxidoreductase, translating into MSNAQTFTVRVARKVIEAEDIATFELVDVNGGTLPAFSAGAHVDVHAPGGLTRQYSLCNDSAETHRYQIAVLNDRASRGGSRAMHERVKEGSLLEISPPKNHFPLAHGATKSLLMAGGIGVTPILCMAERLAVVGSDFEMHYSTRSPARTAFYDRIQGSDFASRVHFHHDDGDTTQALNINELLRAPQDNCHLYVCGPKGFMDAVLGAARANAWPESQLHYEFFSADVTASESDLGFDIKLASSGRMIKVAKDQTVTQALSAAGVEVQTSCEQGVCGTCLTRILEGVPDHKDMYLTPEEQAANDQFTPCCSRSKTAVLVLDL